From the genome of Nitrospira lenta, one region includes:
- a CDS encoding MarR family winged helix-turn-helix transcriptional regulator, producing the protein MPLMKIDREELPGRLVTGLSKIGLAMKSRPWRRQGRQGVGPLQVQVLSFLRTQPNRCAMVSVIAKELSVKLPTASEVIRTLELKQLVRRRRSDTDNRVVTVHLTAKGMKASQVGTGWPEALAAATQQLSGQEQANLLAILVKMIRALQLQGEIPVARMCVSCQHFSPNAHPNSAASHHCQFIDAPLADQSLRLDCPDYTEAAPSVAKQAWEKFIQAKSA; encoded by the coding sequence ATGCCCTTGATGAAGATTGATCGAGAGGAGCTCCCGGGTCGATTGGTAACGGGTCTTTCGAAAATTGGCCTGGCAATGAAGAGTCGGCCGTGGCGTCGGCAGGGACGGCAGGGAGTTGGGCCATTGCAAGTTCAGGTGTTGTCGTTTTTACGAACACAGCCCAATCGTTGCGCGATGGTCTCGGTCATTGCGAAAGAGCTGTCGGTCAAGCTTCCCACGGCGTCGGAAGTGATTCGTACGCTGGAATTGAAGCAGTTGGTCCGTCGCCGCCGATCAGATACGGATAATCGCGTGGTGACCGTCCATTTGACGGCGAAGGGAATGAAGGCCAGTCAGGTGGGAACGGGATGGCCGGAAGCATTAGCCGCTGCGACGCAGCAGTTGTCAGGGCAGGAGCAGGCCAACCTTCTTGCCATTCTCGTCAAGATGATTCGAGCCTTACAGTTACAGGGAGAAATTCCCGTGGCACGGATGTGCGTGTCCTGTCAGCATTTTAGTCCCAACGCGCATCCCAATAGTGCGGCATCCCATCATTGTCAATTTATCGATGCTCCGCTGGCGGATCAATCGCTACGCCTCGATTGTCCAGATTACACCGAGGCGGCTCCCTCGGTGGCCAAGCAGGCTTGGGAAAAGTTTATTCAAGCCAAATCTGCATAA